Proteins from one Leisingera sp. S132 genomic window:
- a CDS encoding IclR family transcriptional regulator, translated as MVGKSSKSLPAQSLARGLEVLEFIAFSRRSVRLKDIAEAFDMDMASTHRVLRTLETLDYVARLPIGKTYGPGNKLRDISQSFSAVDRMIESLHPIVVELAEVTGQIAHIAILREKHAVLAEVALSKDAKVSIRQAPGDVDELYCSAVGKSLLAFLPNFERNALLRSIHFEQLTKNTITSMAALKRELDAVVDGGISYDDRENNSEIACIGAPILDKDGFAVASLGISTLARLLPGTIREESALAEQVRESATAASKLLQDSEQM; from the coding sequence ATGGTTGGCAAGTCTTCAAAATCACTTCCCGCACAATCTCTTGCACGTGGATTGGAAGTTCTGGAGTTTATAGCGTTTAGCCGTCGGTCCGTCCGTCTCAAAGACATTGCGGAGGCCTTTGATATGGATATGGCAAGCACGCACCGAGTACTGAGAACTCTCGAAACACTTGACTATGTCGCTCGCCTGCCGATTGGCAAGACATACGGCCCAGGGAACAAGCTGCGTGACATTTCGCAGAGCTTCTCGGCCGTCGATCGGATGATCGAGAGCCTGCATCCTATTGTCGTGGAACTGGCAGAAGTCACCGGTCAGATCGCACATATTGCCATTTTGAGAGAGAAGCACGCGGTGCTGGCAGAGGTAGCGCTGTCAAAAGATGCAAAAGTATCGATCCGCCAGGCTCCCGGCGACGTGGATGAGCTGTATTGCAGTGCTGTTGGAAAGTCTTTGTTAGCCTTCTTACCAAATTTCGAGAGGAACGCGCTCCTGCGTTCGATCCACTTTGAACAACTGACAAAAAATACGATCACCAGCATGGCTGCCCTAAAACGCGAACTGGATGCGGTTGTTGATGGGGGCATTTCCTATGATGATCGTGAAAACAACTCAGAGATAGCGTGTATTGGTGCTCCCATTCTCGATAAAGACGGATTTGCGGTTGCATCACTTGGGATTTCTACTTTGGCTAGGCTTCTTCCCGGAACGATACGGGAGGAAAGTGCTCTAGCTGAGCAGGTTAGAGAGTCGGCTACAGCTGCCTCAAAATTGCTGCAAGACTCCGAACAGATGTGA
- a CDS encoding TRAP transporter large permease translates to MDPTIPVLVVAGAGLLLALRIPVGFSLLLAGAVGFAATRGVESALKTLGARLFDIGSGYSLSAVPLFLLMGHMAIASGVTDDMFRAARSLVGHIRGSLVLATTMAAVGFAACSGSTTSTTAIFGKVALPEMMKANIDRRLAAGCIATVGTLAGMIPPSVVLIVFGIIAQESIPRLFIAGIIPGLLTALAFGLMIYVRVLRQPELAPPLPPATKPEKIAAIKNIWAAVLLAVIVIGGIYAGIFTPTEAGAMGAAGAFLIALFRGNLSWKILGNVFLETAKTTSVIFIIMVGALIFTSFLAVSGTSHAITEAIVGMEVHPHVLMILYLILMLILGLFIDPISVMFLTVPIFLPALTKLGFDAIWIGVLVTKALEIGLITPPVGLNAFVLKSVAPNFSFGEIYRGIWWFLQVEFIVLAIIFAFPVLSLFLPNLMYGG, encoded by the coding sequence ATGGACCCCACGATCCCAGTTCTGGTCGTTGCGGGCGCAGGTTTGCTTTTGGCCTTGCGCATACCGGTCGGATTTTCTTTGTTGCTGGCCGGAGCGGTCGGGTTCGCGGCAACACGAGGTGTTGAATCGGCGCTTAAGACCCTTGGCGCGCGCCTGTTCGACATTGGCTCCGGCTACTCTCTGAGCGCCGTTCCGCTTTTTCTGTTGATGGGGCATATGGCGATTGCTTCGGGCGTCACGGATGACATGTTCCGCGCCGCTCGGTCTCTGGTTGGGCACATCCGGGGAAGTCTTGTTTTGGCAACCACCATGGCTGCGGTCGGTTTTGCGGCATGCTCCGGGTCCACCACCTCGACCACCGCGATTTTTGGCAAGGTCGCTCTGCCCGAGATGATGAAGGCAAATATCGACCGCCGGCTGGCTGCTGGGTGCATTGCCACGGTGGGGACGCTCGCAGGGATGATTCCGCCCAGCGTTGTTTTGATTGTGTTCGGCATCATTGCTCAGGAATCCATTCCGCGCCTTTTCATTGCTGGGATCATTCCGGGACTACTGACTGCATTGGCCTTTGGTCTCATGATCTATGTGCGCGTTTTGCGGCAGCCGGAGCTTGCCCCGCCACTGCCGCCCGCGACGAAGCCCGAGAAAATCGCAGCGATCAAGAATATCTGGGCCGCTGTCCTTCTGGCGGTCATTGTGATCGGCGGGATCTATGCCGGGATCTTCACCCCAACGGAAGCCGGTGCAATGGGGGCGGCGGGAGCATTTCTGATTGCCCTGTTCCGCGGAAACTTGAGCTGGAAAATCCTTGGTAACGTGTTTCTTGAAACCGCTAAGACCACGTCGGTGATATTCATCATCATGGTCGGCGCTCTGATCTTTACCTCGTTCCTTGCGGTCAGCGGTACATCCCATGCCATCACCGAGGCCATTGTCGGAATGGAGGTGCACCCGCATGTGCTTATGATCCTCTATTTGATCCTCATGCTAATCCTTGGGCTCTTCATCGATCCGATTTCGGTGATGTTCCTGACGGTTCCAATATTCCTGCCCGCGCTGACGAAACTCGGGTTTGATGCGATTTGGATTGGTGTGCTTGTCACAAAGGCCCTGGAAATCGGGCTGATCACACCACCGGTGGGATTGAATGCTTTTGTTCTAAAAAGCGTGGCGCCGAATTTCAGTTTTGGCGAAATCTACAGGGGGATCTGGTGGTTTTTGCAGGTCGAGTTCATCGTTCTAGCGATCATCTTCGCCTTTCCAGTCCTGTCCCTTTTTCTGCCAAATCTGATGTATGGTGGATGA
- a CDS encoding TRAP transporter small permease, which yields MFRLQRQLENTLSYISAAAVAFMMIITVADVLVRYLTPWNVPGSYSFVSLAFVFVIYLGLALAQRENAHIAIEALYGKMPRSARKVVQGLQLAVLFGFIAALTWYTGVSAWKNYSMGDTILGAIAVVTWPARIMIPIGLFFLAARFLKQFYQLVFQDSLIEERHEPQHEEV from the coding sequence TTGTTCAGACTTCAAAGACAGTTGGAAAACACACTCAGCTATATCTCCGCCGCCGCCGTGGCCTTCATGATGATCATTACCGTGGCAGATGTGCTGGTGCGATATCTGACCCCATGGAACGTGCCGGGTTCCTACTCTTTTGTCAGCCTCGCCTTTGTGTTTGTGATCTACCTCGGACTGGCATTGGCGCAACGGGAAAACGCGCATATCGCTATCGAGGCGCTCTATGGCAAGATGCCTCGCTCGGCGCGCAAGGTGGTGCAAGGCCTACAACTTGCTGTGTTGTTTGGCTTTATCGCCGCGCTGACTTGGTACACGGGCGTGTCGGCTTGGAAGAACTATTCCATGGGCGACACCATCCTTGGCGCGATTGCCGTTGTGACCTGGCCTGCGAGGATCATGATCCCGATCGGGTTGTTCTTTCTGGCAGCGCGCTTCCTCAAACAATTTTACCAGTTGGTGTTTCAGGATTCCCTGATTGAAGAGCGTCACGAACCCCAGCACGAGGAGGTGTAA